ATTCTTCCCtaagtatttgctttttggcTCCTGTCAGAGATGGGGGCTAGGCAAACCTCTAGTCTTACCTAGGGCGTATGTTTTTGGAAGTGTTATCTCTCAGCCACTATTCAAGAGTGAGCAGCTCCATTAGGAAAAACAGACAGGGAGAGCAGCTCTTCAGCCTTGCTCTGGTTTTGTGCCAGCTGGAATCCTTAAAAGCCTCTGTGCCCTTTCCCACCCCTACTCCAAATAGTCCCTAGGCCCTGCCAAACCAGTGCTCTAGGGAAGGAGAATCTTCATAGAGGGACAGAGGCAGAGCCCAAATGTGCTGGGAAAAGCCTTGGCTGGGCCCATGACCCAGACTGCAGTGCTCATTCACTCAGCACCTTAAGAAGCAACATTTATAGGCCTCTGATTGGAGACAAGGCTTCATGCCTAATCCTAGAAAGAAGCTTGTGCAGCCTAATCTGACACTTGGAGGAGCAGTTGCACCAAGAGATAGAAATAACTAATTGAGCACCACCCTGCAGGGTCAAAATGGGTTGGGTCAGAGTGCCAGGTCAGAGTGTTTAACAAATGCAACATTAACTCTTGAAAAACACTAAAATGAAGGCTGAAGCAGTTCTTTATTTTGCAACCATGCAGCAATCTGGCTTCCGGAGCCCAGACAGTTCATCTCTTACTCCCATATGCACAGTGTGAACAAAGACCTGCtccaaacaaaaatgcattcaCAACACCTGCTTACAGCTGTGGGGCTTGGATAACAACATATCCCAacgccccctgccccccccccccccacctcccactATCCTGGATTCTCGGGCTCGCTACATTACCAGTATTCACCCTTTGGTCACAAAGAGCTGGCCAATGTGGTTTGCATACTTTATACTCTGGGCTGCTCTTCATGTCAGGTATCAAAGGCCGTTAAGAGGAGTGGCAGGGTGCCCACTGCAGAAACGCTGAGGTGTCTGAAGTCCTGCACACACCAGAGTTCAGTCCCCATTGTGGGCATGCCACCAAGCAAGGGTTGTCCCTCCTGTCCTGCATGCTTACGACAGAATGTGCTCGAGGACTCCTTGCCTGATTAACTGCTCGCATTTCCAGCGGGGTAAAAAGTgctgcacagaaacacagacaaaCTTTCCTTGAAACCCAGGCAGACTGGATTCGTTACTGCACACAACCAGCTCTGTTTGTTGTGCTGTATGCCTGCTGCATTGTGGTACCAGATCAGACTGAGCTGAACTGCAGTCCTTGGCCACGCAGGCAGCTTGCGGCACATGCAAGGAGCTGTGTGTGCAGGAACTGTGACACACTGCGAAGCTGGCTTAAGCAGGGGGATGTCACGGGagtgaaagggaaggaagagaacgGAGCACGCTTTTGTCATGGGTACCTGGCTGTTCTTCTTCAACAGGACGGTGGTACCATCATCGATCTCAAATTCTCCATAGTCTCTTAAACACCGCACCTGCAAAGCCGAAAAGCAGCTCTCAGATCATCAGATCTCCCATAGAAAGCACTAGACATCACTGCTGACTTACAACACATGCCCCAAAACTTTAAGTATGCCACCCACCTGCTGGAGCCTCAATATAGAGTGGACCTGGAAATTCAGAACTGGACCAATCCCACAGTCTGTGGGCTCTACCTGACATCATTTTCCTTCCGCTGCCTGGAGCAAGAAGCACCCACAAGCAGACCACACTAGCCTTCCACAGAGACTACAGGAAGAGCAGCACAAGAGACAGGGTCtggggaacagcagcagcatttccaggAGAACCTCCCCACACACATACCAGAAAATGCTAATCTGTTAACAGTGAAACTGTCTGAAGGAGCAGGTTGATTGTCACTACAAGTTCTTTTGGAGAGAACATCAGAACAGAGCACTTCAGCTACTGACTGATTTCTCACATGCTCTTGCTTCGTGCTCTTGCTTTGTTGTATCAATTGTGTAAAACGATTTGTAGTCTCATCTATAGGGaatccatttaaaataacaaagaaaactaGTTAACAATCCTTAACGTGGGAACAAAGTTTCTAATTGATCTGAGAGTTGATTAAGTTTctgcaaaatgctgcaaaaacTTCTCACTGGGATTCAGACCATTCACCTCACCACACCCTGCGGACTAGAAATGCCATCTTTCAACAAACTTTGAGCCCTCAGTGGAAGAGGGAGTAAAATGATGTCAGGCAGAATGTAAAGAGTAAAACTTAGAAGTTTGTGGAAGCTTTGGTGCTCTCGAAGATTTTGCTTGAAGACCTTCTAACTTGGGATGGGGGTGAAATGCTCTAAATAGATGGTTGGGCAAAATGTTTGTTCATAGACAAAACCCACCAATCTTGCACTTACTTCGATGTACAGGCTTTTAGGAGGTTTTATGTCCTGTGTAAGGTCcagcccttcctctcctcctacTGACCTCATGTAGGTAGCCAGAGACTTTTTGTACCGATTGAACCACTCCACCTGCGGACATGAACAGCAATCCCTCAGGCATAGCTGAACAGCTAATGCTGAAAGACAAGTCCCTGATGAGTGAGATCTAGTTTATTTGTGCTGTCAGACTACTGTTCCCAAGCATGTTCGTGCCAGCAAAAGGTGAATGCAAGCTCttctaaagggaaaaaactgCCCCAGAGGCAGAGCAATCTGGATTCAGGGTAGGACACATGCTGCTAATTGTTAGCAGCTCTGTAGGTTGGTCTAGAGGTGGCATTTGAGAGCAGCGTGTGAAGACCTAGTTCTGCTGGCTGCGAGTTTGATCTAGCAAAGACCACCTGATCCTTAGAAGTCCCATGCATCACCTGTACTCAGTATCCATTTGGGATTGTACCCACAGACAATGAATAAACAAATCAGTATTTCCAGAAAGGCACATTGTCATGTTTATAGTGGGGGAAGAGAAATCTTCCCTATTTTGACTCCACTAAACAGATAATCCATCAGGAGGAATaagtggaaagagagaaagagtttAAGACAAGGCTGACTCACTTCCTCAGCTGACATGTGAAACTGGATGGTGTTTGGCAGGACACTGCCATACTCCCACCTAAGTGCTCGGATACGCAGCAACCGGTCATACCTGGGGAAAGAAACAAGGACAAACCCAGCGTCTTTGCTGAGGTGAGTGCTGGAAAATCCCCAGGCAACACTGATGCCCCAGTCTGCCCTCAAAGCAGAGAGCAAAACCTCAGGTCATTCCACCCACTTTCCTTTAAAGGATGTGATTCTTGGCCTACCcagtaattaaatttttaaagagCAAGAGGAACAAGGCCTTCTCTTTGTCCTAGCATTTGGTGGTACCAGCAATGAGCACAGAGACAGCCCCGCAGCTGCACCTTGCAGAAGAACCACTCGCCTGGGCTAAGAGTCCCAACACGCAGAGCTTGGGGACCCTGTCATTTAGGGGCTGCGCCCCTGTGCCGGCAGGGATGAACCGACGCTCCGTGTCCTCGACGGGCCGCGGTAGCCCCCCGTCTCCCCGCACGCACTCACAGGTAAGCCAGGATGCAGCGCTGGTTTcggagcaggcagcagtgccGAAACCGGATGAGGAAAATCAGGTCCGTCCGTCCCGACTTCGCTTCGGAcctggaggaggagcagcagagttACGGAGGTGCGGGCCGCAGGGGAGCACCCCCCAGGCTCTGCGGGACGCGCCGCCCCGGGATCGGGCGCAACACTCACACGTCCGCCTGGTTCCGCTCGTACAGTGCCCGCATCTCTTCCAGAGCCTGCCGCAGCCCCTCCGCCTGCAACACGGAGGAGAGTCTGTGAGAGCGGGCCgccggcagggcagggcagggcccgtcccgctcccccggccccgcccgctGCCGCTTACACGGAAGGGTGGCAGATGCCCGCCGGCGGCACGGTGCAGCTCCCGCACCAGCCCCACCGCCCGCTCGCCCGCCATGCCGCCCCGCGCGCGGGAAACCTGGCCGCTCTGCAGCCAATAGAAGCCAGGGGCGGGGTCTCGCGAcgcgcgggggcggggccgcaCCTCCCGCGGGCCCCGCCCGGCGCCGTCACTGGCATCGAGTTGTGCTCGGTCtcggcgctgctgctgctgccgcagcCGGTGCGGGGCTTCTCCCGCAGCCGAGGGCTGCAAACACGGGTGGTAGAGCCAGAGCAGCCCCCCGTCCCCGGCCGAGGAAGGCCGCAGGGGGATGTACCAATGCCTGGCGCAGTGCCTTACACCAGCGAACCCCTCAGTCTCGGGCCCTGCCTGAGCACCcctgtcccagtgctgctgccacctcAGCACCCAGCCGAGCGCCAGGGCCTGCATCCCGGCCTGGAGACCCCCACGGGACAGCAGAGGGAAGCGCCAGCCCTGCAACGGGGGCAGGACAAGCACaactcctcccctctcctcatcCACCCCAGTCTTGAGgcttattttgaattttctgttttcttgtttctgacTTCTCTTTGCCCTCCCACCCTAAGGTAAGCCCTCAAGGCCAAGAGTGACAGGAGCAGCACTTGAAGgcctccagcccagctctggctTGGAGCAGGGCTACCCCTATGCTAGGTCAGGTCCACTGCAGACAAGCGCCCTCGCCATCACGTCCCCGAGGAAGGCAGTCCTCTTGCACACCCAGGGCTCTACAAGCCCCTTCAGGGTGACCTCGTGTAATGCGAGCTGTACCAGCAGAGCCTGCGGGATGCTGCGAGGAGCCCACCGAAAGCCATGGggtctcttcctctcctgccagctggggctgagcccgTGACTTCCAGGAGGTACCTTACAGCAGCAGTGATGACAGTGGGGAATGGGAGGCGTTACCACAACACTTTTGGGGTCACACTGAGACCCCCAAGTGGATAAggcaaaaaaagagcatttttacctcctctttaaaacaaacaaacaaaccaaccaaaaaaccccacaacaggCTAAAGGTGTGCCTGCAGCAAAGCTAGTTTCaccattccttttctttggttttctctgGGGTGCTGCACAGAGCTCTCTCTCTGACTACCTCCTCCCCGTAGCACCCTAGTCCTTCCTGGTCCATCTCCCTTTCgccagcagcatccttcagACTTGAGGCTTGCAAAActaaagggaggaaaagaaaaaaagtgtgaggTGTGTTTCTGGATGGGACAGGAAATTTTTTAGCACTCAAAGCCCTGGGAAGGGAATCAGTAACCCAGGAGCACGGCTTGTCCTGCTCCAGGAATTTACTTCCCTGGCCATGTGTTTCTATGGTTACTAGAGATAAAAAATGACCAGCATTTCACACAACACAGTTACATAGTCAAAAACTGGAGGAGTGGGGAGAGTACAGTGGGGCTTTTACACCATGACTGAGACACCTCCATGTGGTTTCGTGTGCCTGAAACATTTATGCTGCTTGTGTTTAGGACGATGTGACACCTGTACAAATGAACAGGACCATGGCTGGCTCCATTTTAATGCTCTCAACAACagttttatttagcattttagGCATGGAGGGAAAATGTCCAGAAATACTCCAGTCAGCTGAGAGCTGGAGATGGGCTTCTGGGGGTCTGCCCCCCAGACCTCTTTCTTGGCCACGTGGTTCTGCAGCCAAGAGACACAGcagttgcgtcaggggaggaCAAGAGGGGTGACAGGTCAGTGAACCCCACTGCAGGGGGTATTGGGTCACCTCTTGTCCTTGTGCTGCCACTGAAACAGATTTGTGCATACCTTGTACTGCTTCCTTCAACCGCGTAGCATGTTTTCCAAAGGATCTCATCTGTGCGTCGTATACTGGTGTCTGGACGGGGAGCACGTTGCTGTTAGCCAGCCGTGGAGTAATGTGATCCAATGGCTGGTAACCAAAGCTAGGAAAAACCCACGCGCAGCTTCAGCAGACGTTGTAGGAGCAGCTGTCACGGGGGATTTTGCAGGACGCAGTGTCAGGATGGGATGCTGGTCTTCAGAGACATGCTGCAGCCGTGGGGTTAATGAATGGACAAGATGCAGTTTTATGGCTGGGGTGTCatgcaggagggcagatggcACGGTCTTGGGGTGCCTTGTGTAAGGATAAAAAGCACCTTGGAGCCAGGATTAGTAAGCagcatctcttccctctctcctcttgTCTGTCTGGCTGTGGCAGGGACGTCTactctctcccttcccactcAACCCGCAGCACAGAGGAGGTGTGGGGCCTGAAGAAGCTGCTATGAAGCGCCTGGTCCACAGAGGCTATCACTACAGAAGCATGATGCGTGGCTTGTTATTAATCATTATGTTCTGCAGTGATAATGGCCCATCTGAGCCAGAAAAGATAATAGCAATAAACATACATCCCTAATTCCAATTGTAGCTGCTGAAAATTGGTTGTTGCATCTTGCTGAGGGATAGAAATGTAACTGAGCCTTGATTGAAAAATTCAGGGGAAGCTGCCTTATCTTACTCCTTTGCCAGATTAAAAAAGCCTCGTACATAAAAATAGACAAAATGAATGAAGAATTTACAAACATCTATATTTTGTGTTAGGAAATGtgataaaataaggaaaacagcTGAAGACACTGATTTATACAACTCTGACTATTTCAGGCAATGAGAGGTTTACATATCACAGTTTAACAAGATAAAAGGTCTCCCACAAAATACATAGATGACAGACAACTCATCTGAATTTGACATAACACAGCATCAAGTACACATGTAATGTGATGAACAGTGCCAGGTCATTCCCCAGTTAGGTAACATACAACCTCTTGAATAAGGCAATTCAAATATGACTCTTAATTCAAATCACAACATACCCAGGCAGCATGCAGGGAAAAGTCATTTATTTTGTACATTGGAATGACACAACTTGCaacatatttccattttatgtaGTTAGAGCAACAGGATATAAACCAttcaaataatatatatatatatcaagtCAACAGTTGTCTTTACTGCAATAAAGATTATCTGtttttggtaaaaataaaactatttgaATTCACTAATTAACAAAATGCACAGTGATCAGAAAACCAATTCTTCTCACAACTGTCTTCCCCGGCTCGTTCGCATTTCCCTGTGATGCAGCAGCTGCATAACCCCGGATTCAGAGAGCTCATtgcacagaagaacaaaaattcaCCGGTACGTGGTTCCCATGGCCGCAGACTGTGCTGTGTGTGTGCTTTACCGCGTAGTCGCGTGACACCTGCACCTGATGGATGGTGGTGTTTCCGTCACACCTGTATGCACCCCACAGCTTGGCAACTGCATTTCACATCTCCGTTCCCAGGCACCCGCCCAATAAACCACTTACACACGTGCCTGACCTTCAGTGAGTCAAAAGTTGAATTGCACGTGGAAGCCTGTTCACTGGAACAGGGCCCTTGTTTCTTTATTACTAATTAATTCCTCTGGATCTTTACAAccaagaaatttaagaaactgtGAATCTgctcagaagtaaaaaaaaaaaccaaacctgagcCAAAAATCTCTCTGATAGATGGAGCCTAACGAACGTGGATGAGGAGGTATTTCCACTGCAACCGACTTGGGGATCACAGAAGATAATGAAGGCTTTTCCTAGCATTGAGAAGTTCtttcaagaggaagaaacaaagcagggaaataagatttttccctattaaaaacaaaaaagatttgtAATTTCTGAACAGATTAATCTGGGCAGCTTCTCCATGTTAAAGGGCTGTACATCCCCCCGTTTAACCATGTATCTGCAGGGACTGATGCTCTTACTGAGCATCCCCTGCCCTTGTCCCCATGTGGGGAAGGGGACAGATCCAGGCATCAGCGGGAGTTCTGCTGCTGCCGGGTTGGGCTGCTGTGAGCACCGGGTGCGTTGCAGGAATGGCTTTGGAGGTGGCCAGACCTCGTCAGGCTGAAGCCCCACAAAGCCCTGAGCATGGGTTACCCACATGCCACAGGGCTTATTAAGGGCTAATGAAGGTATCGTGCTCGTAAATAATGAAGAGGCAGAAGTTACCCGTGAGGGGGTCCAAATGCCCCAAGCCTGCAAATGGGTGGTTGAGAGATTTCTCTCTTTCAGGCGACCtacacagcagcaacagcagccacagctgAGACCTTCTTGCTAGAGAGCTGTCCTGGGCTTCGAAAGCTATCTGTCTGCAAGAGGAACTACAGGAGAAACCAGATTTTCAGAGTGATTGTTACTGGATTCCATTTATCACCATTATAAAGTTGTCTCATGCCTCCCTACTACTCTATTTACTGCTCTGGTTAAAAAATCATTGGCATATTTCTTTGcccttaaaaatacaaaaaaaagcaaatcttcAAAAGATAGTGGGGAGAAAGGTGCTTTCACAATGACATTCAgagcaaaaagagagaaacaacaTTTTACAGATCATTAGAGAGCTATCTTTGGcagaatatttcaaataaattatttttacaaatattttctgcagttgtatatttattttgaatagtTCACTTTCAGCTATAGGGTCACTGGTTCACTACTCTCTATTAATAGGAAAACaccacaaatataaaaatatatgagcTCAGCACAATTTTTAGGCTACCACAACTGTCTCCAATGATTTCAAAAGTTGTAGATCAATAccacagaaaatatgaaacaggTTTTCTAACAGCGTGTGTCAGGTTAGAAGATCACAGCTCATCGCTGTTGTAAAGCGCTCTGGGGAGGGTGGCTGGAGCTGTTGCACAGGATAAGCACAGAAACAGGTTGGAGGAGCCGGATGCTCAGAGCCAGTCTCTGCCACTGCCGGACATCCCCCCACAGGGAATCGTCTCTCTCTGACCGTAAGGCTTAGAGATGTCATGCTGGGTGGCGGCCAAAGGGTTTCCACcctgggcaggagaggagggaagcgGGTGGGCAACGCCAGGTTCCCTGCGCTGAGAGTTTCTGACAAAGCTGTACCCAGCCCTGTGCTTTACCCGCAGGAGGGAGATCAAGTGCGGCCACTTTCACCCGCAAAGCCGCCTCCTTTCACCTTTGCATGGGGAAAAGCACTCAGGGAGCCACAGGCTTCGCCCTTGCACTGTGGCCAGATCCTGCCCCGGGCTTTGGCCAGGACCCCAGGATGGTGACTGTGCCAGGGACCCCTAGCTTGAGTCGTGGTGGTCCAAGGAGGGGACTCACCTGGTCCCaacctcccctcccagcacatGCCACCGAGTCCACTGAACATttagatttaaatatttcactttgtttATACAGCATGTACAGAATATACAGCATCGGATAATTATTTCCCAGTAAACTACAAGTGTCTCCCAAGATGACCTCTTTTAtcaacaaatatatataaattgaCGGTAATAAAAGAGTCGTACCAACAAATATTATGGCTTTTCAAATAGTGTAGCTGCATTGTGCCATCGAACTTATGAGGAACCAcgagagagacagagagatggGGAGGCTTCAGCTGCTGAGCCCAGGGGCGACCCTCAGCTTTGACCCACTGGTGCTGGGGCTTCGCATTGCTGGGGCAGTGCTGGCTCATGGCGCCAGGTGTGGTGCAGGTGGCAGAGGGAAGGTGGGGTTGAATTTATGACCCATACTCTGGTTTCTGTCTCCAGGCAAGCCAGTTCTTACACAAACTATTCTTTCAGCCCTGCTTTGGAAAAATTTGGCTCTGCCCAGCTGGGGTCTTGCCTGCCCCATCCCCGGCGGGGAGTCCGGGTGGCGTGTCAGGCTGTTGgagatatctctctctctctctctcttggtCAGGATTAGCACAAGATGTCTGTTTGCCCTAGAGTGCCCTGCGGCTGTGAGGGGGAAGACACATAGGATGATGGGTGACACAGGACGTGGGGGGTGACGGTGGCAGGTGGCTGGGCTGACCAGTGGTTTGGGTGCGTCAGGAAGGGTGGTCGCAGcgtcctccctgcctgc
The DNA window shown above is from Grus americana isolate bGruAme1 chromosome 3, bGruAme1.mat, whole genome shotgun sequence and carries:
- the GINS1 gene encoding DNA replication complex GINS protein PSF1 isoform X2; this translates as MAGERAVGLVRELHRAAGGHLPPFRAEGLRQALEEMRALYERNQADVSEAKSGRTDLIFLIRFRHCCLLRNQRCILAYLYDRLLRIRALRWEYGSVLPNTIQFHMSAEEVEWFNRYKKSLATYMRSVGGEEGLDLTQDIKPPKSLYIEVRCLRDYGEFEIDDGTTVLLKKNSQHFLPRWKCEQLIRQGVLEHILS
- the GINS1 gene encoding DNA replication complex GINS protein PSF1 isoform X1, with amino-acid sequence MAGERAVGLVRELHRAAGGHLPPFRAEGLRQALEEMRALYERNQADVSEAKSGRTDLIFLIRFRHCCLLRNQRCILAYLYDRLLRIRALRWEYGSVLPNTIQFHMSAEEVEWFNRYKKSLATYMRSVGGEEGLDLTQDIKPPKSLYIEVSARLVRCLRDYGEFEIDDGTTVLLKKNSQHFLPRWKCEQLIRQGVLEHILS
- the GINS1 gene encoding DNA replication complex GINS protein PSF1 isoform X3 — its product is MAGERAVGLVRELHRAAGGHLPPFRAEGLRQALEEMRALYERNQADVSEAKSGRTDLIFLIRFRHCCLLRNQRCILAYLYDRLLRIRALRWEYGSVLPNTIQFHMSAEEVRCLRDYGEFEIDDGTTVLLKKNSQHFLPRWKCEQLIRQGVLEHILS